One part of the Methylobacterium terrae genome encodes these proteins:
- a CDS encoding response regulator — protein sequence MSEAPPILIVDDQVKLVRLVTELMNRLGFPEVEGVTDGPQALEQLRAKRYGLVISDLDMEPMDGIQLLREIRADDVLMNTPFILTETSFSFEDINVAHLAGADAFILKPFDLSLLKTKLKQVLNGRPRKRETPIGPVSSLNVDFPLLGKF from the coding sequence ATGAGCGAAGCACCCCCGATCCTGATCGTCGACGACCAGGTCAAACTCGTCCGCCTGGTGACCGAGCTGATGAACCGCCTCGGCTTCCCGGAGGTCGAAGGCGTGACCGACGGGCCGCAGGCGCTCGAGCAGCTGCGCGCCAAGCGCTACGGCCTCGTGATCTCCGACCTCGACATGGAGCCGATGGACGGCATCCAGCTCCTGCGCGAGATCCGGGCCGACGACGTGCTGATGAACACGCCGTTCATCCTGACCGAGACCTCGTTCAGCTTCGAGGACATCAACGTGGCGCACCTCGCCGGCGCGGATGCCTTCATCCTCAAGCCGTTCGACCTGTCGCTCCTGAAGACCAAGCTGAAGCAGGTGCTCAACGGCCGGCCGCGCAAGCGCGAGACGCCGATCGGGCCGGTCTCGAGCCTCAACGTCGACTTCCCGCTGCTCGGCAAGTTCTAG
- a CDS encoding BLUF domain-containing protein, translated as MRTSKRSSLIHLIYFSRAQLSADPVERARQINDIARHAQKKNEFSVITSLLIVDQGYFIQILEGERMSVQETFQRISGDPRHRDVHIVEWREIAKREFVTSFATAPRTANNDALFQKANLGPMLQRGTPKASTIYALAQTLQAETMAKQGIDHLFV; from the coding sequence ATGCGCACGAGCAAGCGAAGCAGCCTCATCCACCTGATCTACTTCTCACGGGCGCAGCTCTCCGCCGACCCGGTCGAGCGCGCGCGCCAGATCAACGACATCGCCCGGCACGCGCAGAAGAAGAACGAGTTCTCGGTGATCACCAGCCTGCTGATCGTCGATCAGGGCTATTTCATCCAGATCCTCGAGGGCGAGCGGATGTCGGTGCAGGAGACGTTCCAGCGGATCAGCGGCGACCCGCGCCACCGCGACGTGCACATCGTCGAGTGGCGGGAGATCGCCAAGCGCGAGTTCGTGACCTCGTTCGCCACGGCCCCGCGCACCGCGAACAACGACGCCCTGTTCCAGAAGGCCAATCTGGGGCCGATGCTCCAGCGCGGCACGCCGAAGGCCAGCACGATCTACGCCCTCGCCCAGACGCTCCAGGCCGAGACCATGGCCAAGCAGGGCATCGACCACCTCTTCGTCTAG
- a CDS encoding flagellar hook protein FlgE encodes MDVFSALQTSVSGLKAQAFSLENISGNIANSQTVGYKRIDTDFVDMLAEQPAKQQTAGSVAAFAKLTNSLQGNVAATGIATNMALNGDGFFTVKTKGGDAGGAPVFSGSDLYTRRGDFSVDRDGYLVNGAGAYLTGQSLDPATGQSTGTGPIRVSDAGLPAKATTGISYAANLPSNPATTSGTALLGTLPGGDPRVLTGTAAGKTVAASDSAAFVGSSVAGGELTAYSGTGTPVSVQLRWAKVADADATAGTGGTWNLFYANQTGTGTSATGTSGTTWQNVGSAFTFNGSGQLTAPTGTSLSIPDLTVNGTKLGAVALNFGTGGLTQYGSSGGQVSTTTLQQDGYAAGTLNSLAVTNDGKLTGTYSNGNSVALAQVGVARFNAPNALKAVSGGNYAQTAESGGPLTGMAGTTIIGGNVEQSNTDTAGEFSKLIVTQQAYSANTRVMSTAQQMMSDLINVIR; translated from the coding sequence ATGGACGTTTTCAGCGCGCTGCAGACCTCGGTCTCGGGCCTCAAGGCCCAGGCCTTCAGCCTCGAGAACATCTCGGGCAACATCGCGAACTCGCAGACCGTCGGCTACAAGCGGATCGACACCGACTTCGTCGACATGCTGGCCGAGCAGCCGGCCAAGCAGCAGACCGCCGGCTCGGTCGCGGCCTTCGCGAAACTGACCAACAGCCTGCAGGGCAACGTCGCGGCGACCGGCATCGCCACCAACATGGCGCTCAACGGCGACGGGTTCTTCACGGTCAAGACCAAGGGGGGCGACGCGGGCGGCGCACCGGTCTTCTCGGGCTCCGACCTCTACACCCGCCGCGGCGACTTCTCGGTCGACCGGGACGGCTACCTCGTCAACGGCGCCGGCGCCTACCTCACCGGGCAGAGCCTCGACCCGGCCACCGGCCAGTCGACCGGCACCGGACCGATCCGGGTCTCCGACGCGGGCCTGCCGGCGAAGGCCACGACGGGCATCTCCTACGCGGCGAACCTGCCGAGCAACCCGGCCACCACCTCGGGCACGGCGCTGCTCGGCACCCTCCCGGGCGGCGATCCGCGCGTGCTCACCGGCACCGCGGCGGGCAAGACGGTCGCGGCCTCCGATTCGGCGGCCTTCGTCGGCTCCAGCGTCGCGGGCGGCGAGCTCACGGCCTATTCGGGCACCGGCACCCCGGTGAGCGTGCAGCTGCGCTGGGCCAAGGTGGCGGATGCCGACGCGACCGCCGGCACCGGCGGCACCTGGAACCTGTTCTACGCCAACCAGACCGGCACGGGGACCTCCGCCACGGGGACCTCCGGGACGACCTGGCAGAACGTCGGCAGCGCCTTCACCTTCAACGGCAGCGGCCAGCTGACCGCGCCCACCGGCACCAGCCTCAGCATCCCCGACCTGACGGTGAACGGGACGAAGCTCGGCGCGGTCGCGCTCAATTTCGGCACCGGCGGCCTCACCCAGTACGGCTCGTCCGGCGGCCAGGTCTCGACCACGACCCTGCAGCAGGACGGCTACGCCGCCGGCACCCTCAACTCGCTGGCGGTGACGAACGACGGCAAGCTGACCGGGACCTATTCCAACGGCAACAGCGTGGCGCTCGCCCAGGTCGGGGTGGCACGGTTCAACGCGCCGAACGCCCTCAAGGCGGTCTCGGGCGGCAACTACGCCCAGACCGCGGAATCCGGCGGCCCGCTCACCGGCATGGCCGGCACCACGATCATCGGCGGCAACGTCGAGCAGTCGAACACCGACACGGCGGGCGAGTTCTCGAAGCTCATCGTCACCCAGCAGGCCTACTCGGCCAACACCCGGGTGATGTCGACCGCCCAGCAGATGATGTCCGACCTCATCAACGTGATCCGCTGA